A window of Halogeometricum sp. S1BR25-6 genomic DNA:
GGCGACGCTGCGGTACTTCTATTCGACCGACGGGAAGTTCTGGGAGACGGGCGGGCGCGTGTTCGAGACGGGGATGCTCGGCTCCCGGCAGTGGGCCGGGTCGGCCCTCCACGACGACGGGGACGTGTACGTCTACTACACGGCCGCCGGCGAGGCCGACGAGGCGGACCTATCGTACTCCCAGCGCATCGCTCTCGCGGAGGGCGGGACGATTTCGCCCGGCGACGACGGCGACGGCGTCGAACTCGACGGTCCGTGGGAGCACTCGGTGCTCCTCGAACCCGACGGCGAGTGGTACGAACGGGAGGCGCAGAGCCGCGGGATGACGTACACGTTCCGCGACCCGTGGTTCTTCGAGGACGAGGACGGGGAGACGTACCTGCTGTTCGAGGCGAACACGCCCGTCCCCGAAGGGTCGGACGCCTGCGGCGGCGACGCGGCGCAACAGGAGTTCAACGGCAGCGTCGGCCTCGCGCACTCGCCGACGGGCGACCCGACGGACTTCGAGCTTCGACCCCCGCTCCTCGACGCCGTCTGCGTCAACCAGGAACTCGAACGGCCCCATCTGGTCGTCCGCGAGGGAACGTACTACCTGTTCGTCTCCAGTCACCACCACACGTTCGCACCCGGAGTCGAGGGGTACGACGCGCTGTACGGGTTCGCGGCCGACGGTCTGCGGGGCGAGTACGAACCGCTGAACGGGCACGGGATGGTGCTGACGAACCCCGCGAACGCGCCGTTCCAAGCGTACTCGTGGCTCGCGTACGACCACGGCGACGAACTGCTCGTCACCTCCTTTTTCAACTACTTCGACTACGACCGCCCGTCGATGGACGACGTGGCGCTCCTCCTGGAGGACGAGCAGATGCGTCGCTTCGGCGGCACGCTGGCGCCGACGGTGCGCGTCGGACTCGACGGGCGGGAAACGAGAATCCTCGGCACCCTCGGCCACGGACACCTCCCCCTCGCGCGGGAGGCGCTCCCGGCCGACCCGTTCGCGGGCGCCGACGGCGCGGGCGACGGGCCGCGGTACTACTGAGACTGAGTCACTCGCGCGAGCGCGCCGGGAACGCGGCGTCGAGTTCCCACGCGCTCGCGGCGGCGAGTTCGACGCCCTCGCCGACGGCCCGCAGCGAGACGCCCTCGGCGTCCGCGCGGGTGGGGTAGACGCGACTCGTCAGACAGCGGCGCTCGTTCGCGTACAGTTCGACGACGGAGCCGTCGACGAACGCCCGCAGCGACAGCGAGTCGCCGTCGACGGGCATCGACTGCTCGTCCGCGTCCGGCACGCCGTCGAGGGCACCGTTCGTCCGGTCCACCGTCACCGTCTCGCCGTCGTAGCGCACGACCGTTCGCTCGTTGCCCGCGGGCGATTCGAACAGACCGAGTTCGAGCGCTCCGCTCTCCTCCACGCGCGCGTCGAACGCGAGTTCGTAGGCGTTGCCCGTCAGGTCGAGTACGCGCGAGTCGCCGGCGGCGAGGGAGACGTCCTCTTCCGCGAGAGCGTCGCGCCCGCGGAGCGATTCGAGTTCCCGTGCGGGTCGCTGCCGGAGTTCGCCGTCCTCGACGGATAGCTCTCGGGGTATCGTCAGCGTGCCGGACCACCCGGCGTGCCACTGCGCCTCCGCGTCGCGCGCCTCGGGCGCCCACCCCCACGTCAGGACGCGGCCGTCCTCCGCCCGCGTCGACTGCGGCGCGTAGTAGTCCCCGTAGTCGAGTCGCTCGCGGTGTTCCACGTCGAAACTCGGGTCGTCCAGATTCGCCTCCCCGAGGAAGTACTCGACGTGGCTGTAGTTCGAGACGTGCAGCACCTGTTTCTCGTCGAAATCGAGGAGTTCGGGGCACTCCCAGACGACGCCGTGGCCCTCCCAGTCGCCGACGAGGAGGGGGCCGACGTACTCCCACTCGCGAAGGCTCTCACCTCGGTAGAGGAGGGCGGCGCCGCCGGTGTCGGCGACGCCCGCGCCGACGAGGTGGTACCACGTCTCCCCCTCGCGCCAGACGTTGTGGTCGCGGAACTCCGCGCGCCAGTCCTCGGTCTCCAG
This region includes:
- a CDS encoding glycoside hydrolase family 68 protein translates to MSGDDGPNAPDGRSAWTRDHAAELRRDETNVAPIIYPPADGLDEDLHVWDTWWLRDRDGSPAEVDGYRVILALTSSSDLLPGKRHDVATLRYFYSTDGKFWETGGRVFETGMLGSRQWAGSALHDDGDVYVYYTAAGEADEADLSYSQRIALAEGGTISPGDDGDGVELDGPWEHSVLLEPDGEWYEREAQSRGMTYTFRDPWFFEDEDGETYLLFEANTPVPEGSDACGGDAAQQEFNGSVGLAHSPTGDPTDFELRPPLLDAVCVNQELERPHLVVREGTYYLFVSSHHHTFAPGVEGYDALYGFAADGLRGEYEPLNGHGMVLTNPANAPFQAYSWLAYDHGDELLVTSFFNYFDYDRPSMDDVALLLEDEQMRRFGGTLAPTVRVGLDGRETRILGTLGHGHLPLAREALPADPFAGADGAGDGPRYY